The Arcobacter roscoffensis genome segment TCAATTAAAAATTTCCTTATCTCTTTATATAAAGAATCTGGATTTTCTTCAATAACTAAATGACCAGTATCTTCAATAGTGACTAATTTTGAGTTTTTAATATGAGAATGAAGCTTGTAGGCTTGTTCTACGGGAATCCACTCATCCTTTTTTCCCCATAAGATAAGTACTTCACTTTTAATCTCATCAAACTTATCTTGAAATTCATCTGTATATTTTGAACTAGCTTGTGCAATTTGTCTATAAAAAGCAGCTTTCCCATCCTCAGCAGTCCAAGGAGTTAATATTCCTTCAATTGTTTCTTTATTTAACTCTTGATAAGCAGCTGTTTTAATGTAAGCCTCAACTATAGCTTTGTGAATATAATCTGGAACTTGGGCAAAAGCTTCTTCATGTTTTTCCACATGTTTAAAAAATGGTGAACCCCAAGGTGAAATTGCAACAGGGTCAATAAGAACAATTTTTTTATAATTTATTTTATCAAGAATATGACTTCTTAAAACTGTAGTTCCACCAAAATCATGACCAATAATATATGGATTTTCTAAACCCCAGTGACTAATTAACTCTTTTAAAACTTTGTTTTGTACAGCTAGTGATACATCAGCATCTTTTTTATTAGATTGTCCATAACCTAGTAAATCAAAATAGTAAACCTTGAAGGAGGAAGATAGTTTATTTATTAAGTGTCTTAAATTAAAAGATGACCAAGGTGTTCCATGAACTAATATCAAAGCTTCACCTTTACCTTTTATAGCATATTTTATCTCTTTATTATCATAACTATAAGAATAAGGAAGTTTCCAGTTTTTCATTATCTCTCTTTTTTAATATTTAAGGTATTGTACTTTATTTTTCTGATAAAAAGTAGAAATATTACATAATGAAATGAAAATATTTTAATGAATTAATGAAGAATGTAAAAGAGTAAGAAAAACTGAATTAAATTCAGTTTTTCTAAAACTAATTAATGTAAGAAGTGTCTTTTATTTGAAAAATAAAGTGCCATACCAAATTCATTAGCAGCTTCTATAATTTCTTCATCTCTAATACTTCCACCTGGTTCTATTACACACTTAACACCAGCTTCTTGTGCAGCGTCAATTGAGTCTCTAAATGGGAAGAATGCTTCAGATGCTAAAGCAGCACCAGTTACATCAATACCTAAATCTTCTGCTTTTCTTAAAGCAGCTTTTGCAGCATCAACTCTTGAAGTCATACCCATACCAACAGCAACCATAGCAGAATCTTTTACATATACCACACAGTTTGATTTAGTTAATGAAGCTACTTTATAAGCAATCTCCATATCTTTTTTCTCTTGTGCAGATGCTTCTCTAGTTGATTTTAATTCAGAGTTTGCAACTTCATCATCTTCAACTTTATCAGCATCTTGGAATACAAAACCACCATCAACAATTTTGAAGTTAATATCATCATTTGCCATTTCTAACTTAGTAGTACCTTGTTTAAATAGTTTAATTCTTTTCTTTTTGTTTAACTCTTCTTCTGCTTCAGGAGTGAAATCAGCAGCAAATACTACTTCTAAAAAGATTTCATTCATTTTAACAGCTAAGGGTAAATCTACAATACCATTTACAGCAACTACTCCACCAAATGCAGAGATTGGGTCACATCTTAAAGCACTCTCATAAGACTCTAATAATGTATCTTTAATAGCAAATCCACATGGGTTTCCATGTTTTACAATACATACAGCGTTTTCATCACCAAAAGCAGATGCAATTTTTGCAGCTCCTGAAATATCACCCATATTATTAAATGATGCTTCACCTTTTAAAGTGATAAATTTATTTGATAAGTGATTATCAAACTCATATAATGCACCTTTTTGATGAGGGTTTTCTCCATATCTAGTATCAAATACTTTAACACCCGTGATAAATTGTTTATCACCCATACCATTGTTAAATCTTTTATTCATATAATTAGCAATCATAGAATCATAAGCAGCTGTATGCTCATATGCTTTAATCATCATATTTCTTCTGAACTCAGCAGTATTTGTGTCATTTTTTAAGTTGTTAAGTACTAAATCATAATCAACAACATCAGTTACAATAATTACAGAATCATGGTTTTTAGCTGCACTTCTAACCATAGCAGGTCCACCAATATCAATATTCTCAATAATTTCTTC includes the following:
- a CDS encoding alpha/beta fold hydrolase, producing the protein MKNWKLPYSYSYDNKEIKYAIKGKGEALILVHGTPWSSFNLRHLINKLSSSFKVYYFDLLGYGQSNKKDADVSLAVQNKVLKELISHWGLENPYIIGHDFGGTTVLRSHILDKINYKKIVLIDPVAISPWGSPFFKHVEKHEEAFAQVPDYIHKAIVEAYIKTAAYQELNKETIEGILTPWTAEDGKAAFYRQIAQASSKYTDEFQDKFDEIKSEVLILWGKKDEWIPVEQAYKLHSHIKNSKLVTIEDTGHLVIEENPDSLYKEIRKFLIDN
- the purH gene encoding bifunctional phosphoribosylaminoimidazolecarboxamide formyltransferase/IMP cyclohydrolase: MRALISVSDKSGVENFAKELVSLGYEIISTGGTYNKLKEAGIAVIEANEVTKFPECFEGRVKTLNPYIHGGILHRRDKQSHLDQAKELGVEGIDLVCVNLYPFKATIEKTDDFEEIIENIDIGGPAMVRSAAKNHDSVIIVTDVVDYDLVLNNLKNDTNTAEFRRNMMIKAYEHTAAYDSMIANYMNKRFNNGMGDKQFITGVKVFDTRYGENPHQKGALYEFDNHLSNKFITLKGEASFNNMGDISGAAKIASAFGDENAVCIVKHGNPCGFAIKDTLLESYESALRCDPISAFGGVVAVNGIVDLPLAVKMNEIFLEVVFAADFTPEAEEELNKKKRIKLFKQGTTKLEMANDDINFKIVDGGFVFQDADKVEDDEVANSELKSTREASAQEKKDMEIAYKVASLTKSNCVVYVKDSAMVAVGMGMTSRVDAAKAALRKAEDLGIDVTGAALASEAFFPFRDSIDAAQEAGVKCVIEPGGSIRDEEIIEAANEFGMALYFSNKRHFLH